A genome region from Rhinopithecus roxellana isolate Shanxi Qingling chromosome 10, ASM756505v1, whole genome shotgun sequence includes the following:
- the C10H12orf29 gene encoding uncharacterized protein C12orf29 homolog isoform X1, producing the protein MKRLGSVQRKMPCVFVTEVKEEPSAKREHQPFKVLATETISHKALDADIYSAIPTEKVDGTCCYVTTYKDQPYLWARLDRKPNKQAEKRFKNFLHSKENPKEFFWNVEEDFKPAPECWIPAKEIEQINGNPVPDENGHIPGWVPVEKNNKQYCWHSSVVNYEFEIALVLKHHPDDSGLLEISAVPLSDLLEQTLELIGTNINGNPYGLGSKKHPLHLLIPHGAFQVRNLPSLKHNDLLSWFEGCKEGKIEGIVWHCSNGCLIKVHRHHLGLCWPIPDTYMNSKPVIINMNLNKCDSAFDIKCLFNHFSKLDNQKFARLKDIIFDV; encoded by the exons ccATTTAAAGTTTTGGCAACTGAAACTATAAGTCACAAGGCATTAGATGCAGATATATACAGTGCAATTCCAACAGAAAAAGTGGATGGAACATGTTGTTATGTTACTACCTATAAAG ATCAGCCATACCTTTGGGCTCGACTAGATAGAAAACCCAACAAACAAGctgaaaaaagatttaaaaattttctgcattcaaaagaaaacccaaaag aatttttttggaACGTTGAGGAGGACTTCAAACCAGCTCCAGAGTGCTGGATACCAGCAAAGGAAATAGAACAAATAAATGGGAACCCAGTGCCTGATGAAAATGGACACATTCCTG GTTGGGTACCagtagagaaaaacaacaaacagtaTTGCTGGCATTCCTCTGTAGTTAATTATGAATTTGAAATTGCCCTGGTACTAAAACATCATCCTGATGATTCTGGACTTTTGGAAATTAGTGCAGTGCCACTTTCAGATCTCTTAGAACAAACACTGGAGCTCATAGGAACAAATATCAATGGAAACCCATATG GGCTAGGGAGCAAGAAACATCCATTACATCTTCTTATACCACATGGAGCATTTCAAGTAAGAAATCTACCTTCATTGAAGCACAATGATCTCTTGTCCTGGTTTGAAGGTTGCAAAGAGGGTAAAATTGAAGGAATAGTATGGCATTGCAGTAATGGCTGTTTAATAAAG gtcCATCGCCATCATCTTGGCTTATGCTGGCCAATTCCAGATACTTACATGAATTCAAAACCGGTTATTATCAACATGAACCTGAACAAATGTGACTCTGCCTTTGATATTAAGTGTTTGTTTAATCATTTTTCAAAACTAGATAATCAGAAATTTGCTAGACTCAAAGATATAATATTTGatgtataa